One part of the Deltaproteobacteria bacterium genome encodes these proteins:
- a CDS encoding ABC transporter permease — protein sequence MNGSPGIGRDFARRLLRNRLAAAGGAVILFFFLVSALPGLFASHEPNRIDIVNILQPPSAAHPLGTDDLGRDVLARVVHGARVSLKVGFVAVGIATALGLFVGLLSGFYGGWVDAVLMRFVDMMLCFPTFFLILAVIAFLEPSIWNIMAVIGLTGWMGVARLVRAETLSLKERDFVAAARAQGAGDARIIFRHVLPNTLAPILVAATLGVAGAILTESALSFLGIGVQPPTPSWGNILTAGKDNIEYAWWLSLFPGLAILVTVLGYNLLGEGIRDAADPRLKGR from the coding sequence ATGAACGGATCCCCGGGCATCGGGCGCGACTTCGCGCGGAGGCTCCTCCGGAACCGGCTGGCGGCTGCGGGCGGCGCGGTCATCCTCTTCTTCTTCCTCGTCTCGGCGCTCCCGGGCCTCTTCGCCTCGCACGAGCCGAATCGGATCGACATCGTGAACATCCTGCAACCCCCCTCGGCGGCGCACCCCCTCGGGACGGACGACCTCGGGCGGGACGTCCTCGCCCGGGTGGTCCACGGCGCGCGCGTGTCCCTCAAGGTCGGGTTCGTCGCGGTCGGGATCGCCACCGCGCTTGGGCTGTTCGTGGGGCTTCTGTCGGGCTTCTACGGCGGGTGGGTCGACGCGGTCCTGATGCGGTTCGTCGACATGATGCTCTGCTTCCCGACCTTCTTCCTCATCCTGGCGGTCATCGCCTTCCTCGAGCCGTCGATCTGGAACATCATGGCGGTCATCGGCCTGACCGGCTGGATGGGGGTGGCGCGCCTGGTCCGGGCGGAGACCCTCTCCCTCAAGGAGCGCGACTTCGTCGCGGCGGCGCGGGCGCAGGGGGCCGGCGACGCCCGGATCATCTTCCGCCACGTCCTCCCCAACACGCTGGCGCCGATCCTGGTGGCGGCCACGCTCGGGGTCGCGGGGGCGATCCTCACCGAATCGGCGCTGTCGTTCCTCGGGATCGGCGTGCAGCCGCCAACCCCCTCGTGGGGGAACATCCTCACCGCGGGGAAGGACAACATCGAGTACGCGTGGTGGCTCTCCCTCTTCCCCGGGCTCGCGATCCTCGTGACCGTGCTCGGATACAACCTGCTGGGCGAGGGGATCCGCGACGCCGCGGACCCGCGCCTGAAAGGCCGGTGA